One Arachis hypogaea cultivar Tifrunner chromosome 2, arahy.Tifrunner.gnm2.J5K5, whole genome shotgun sequence genomic window, ATCCATTGATCTAGGTTGTGCGTATGAGTTCACTGTTTCAGCATTTTGATCATCCATGAATCACACCTTTTGAAATCAGCTTCTATCGTGAATCGATGAATTTGAGAAATAGCAGATTTAGAACTTTCTCTCAAAAGTTCGTTGATCGGAACACTCTCATCTCTCCTACATTCATCACACCATGTAAAAACTGTGTGCTAGAAAATGGAGCTCTCATCAATCTCTATGGTGTGAGATTTTGAGAGAAGGATGAGAATGAAGTGAAGAGAAATacataaaatttgataaaagagagaaaaaggaaaaaaaaaaagaaaaatgaaacttATGTAAATTAAAAGAATGAACTCACTCATGTGAATTAGTTACATTGTTACTATTTATACAAACTACACTCTATTAGGAGCTACTAGAAGGCTAATTGATTTAGCTATCATTCTAATTGACTTAATGAACTAGCATAACCAACTAAATAACTAACTTACAAACTAATCAATGAGTCAAATGATAGCGCCCTTTGATTCCAATAAAATTAAGTGAGGTGGTATGCATTTTTTCATGAGTTTGTTTCaatccaatattttttattttaccataACCAATATGTTTTGCAATATAAGATATATGTATATgattactttttaaatattttttaatgcatGTATATGTAAAAGTAATACAACACCtctaatattaaattatctttcttcttttccatctcttcttttattttattttttgtacctTAAAAGTATTTCATTGATTTGTATAATTTTCAGTTTCTATGTAATTAATTGTAGTAgtcaattcaattaaataaaatattttttaaatataattattttaaattaaaaatatttttttaaataatattttttattttaaatttcttttttcatagcaacaaataattaaatttacaattaaattgataatttttaaatttaaacagtaaatttattcaagaaaaatttattttaaaatattatatcagattaataaattaattactcaagtgaaaaattttttatatgtgtATAACTGTCTCAAAAGCCCTTCatcatttttttcacatttttgtttgtctatttatattttttttgtcacaTATTTTCTAATAATAAGTATCCTGTCCCTTTTATGTTATATTCGTTTTGTTGCCACATCATTTACATTTTTTAGTGTTTATTTATAATATCTTtactttagaatttattttttctataaaatcaTTGTTTTCAAAATTATGCTTAAATAATAATGTTATAATGCAGTTTCttcaaatatattttattatatatataatataaataaaataattaataagaattagatgaaaattcttttgaaaaaatcAGTGGTATACATTAGATTATTAGTCACAATTCTATTTAAATTTGTGCTATGTTTAAATTggtgtatatttatttataaaaatatttaacaactaaaataaattaaccaacttaatatttattaattattgcaataattaataaattctaaataaattaaattttttttgtctttttaatattaccattttatttatgtcctttagtgtttaatttttttaatgctaatatgattttattatatttgtaatcatgtttctatatatatatatataaatcgaaAAACTGAACTCCTTTAGTTGTTCACCTGTTACACAATTGTTACGGACCACCAGTTCAGCCCAACTAACCGCCGGGTCGGGTCACCACCTCCGACCCAGGTCCAAATTCCGCCAAGGAAATTCTATGGGTCGGTTCCCGGTACCCGACCCGGCCGATGACCGACTTCACCACCTATGCAATCCATCACTACGCCTAGCAAACCGGTCGGGTCGGTTTCTCGGGGCCACGACCCGAAGCCCCGACCCGAAGTTCAGAACGATCAGCTCCCCCCACGTGGACAAGGACAACTTACAGGCGTCCTGGCCAGTGGGCTAGGTCATCTTTGGGCCCACCCAACGCAGTATATAATGGGAGAGGTCAGCACTCTCCCCGAGGTACACATCACCTTACCTAATTTGGCTATCCTCTCGTACGGACACTGACTTgatcgtcggagtgtctttgcaggtgggcATCCCCCCTTGTCTATCTACCGCCACTCCCACCGACCTTTGATCCTGGACCAAGAGCCCACTTCGAGTTGCTTCAGGGTCTCACCATCTCATCCCTTCAAGGTCTCCTGACCCGTCGAGTACCCGAGAACCCCAGGTAatgaacattggcgccgtctgtggggaccctGAAGCAGACATAGAGCGATTCAACACTTCGGAGGAACTCTGCGAAGGAAGCAGAGCCCGCCTGAGCAGGGCAAGCTCGACAGCCCATGCCGGCAAACAGCTACGATCCTCCGTCTAGCCGAACCAACAAATTTACACCAAGACCCCCAAAAGACATCCCTTCGGAGGAACGGGGGCCGACAGCACCAAGATCATGCAAGAACTCAGGCATAGAGTACAAAACCTTGAGCGAGAGCTGGCAGCGAGGGGCCGATCCCACAGGGGCGCGCCACTCCCGCGGCGACGCCAGCCGATCCCACACCCGCACTCGCTCCCCCTCCCGAAGACACGAGAGCTGAGAAAGGAGCCTAACAGAGCACGGTGAGGCGCGTACCCAGGCGACCTCCCGACGTACCCAAAGCAGGTCTGAGAGCTATTGGGAGTCCCAGAAAGGAAAACCAAGAAATAGAAGGACCCCATTATCATGGGAGCCACTCCTTTCTACCCCTCGATCCTCAAGGTCCGGCTCCCGAAAAACTTCGACAAGCCGACAGACATGAGGTACGATGGGACTAAGGATCCCCAGGAGCACCTCACAGCCTTTGAAGCAAGAATGAACTTGGAAGGGGTGGGTGATGCGGTCCGATGCCGAGCGTTCCCTGTGACGCTAGCCGACCCAGCGATTcgatggttcaacgccctcccacaAGGGTCCATCACAGCTTTTGTGAACATCTTCCAAAGCTTCCTGGCTCGGTTCACGACAAGCATAGCCAAGGCCAAGCACCCAATCAACTTGCTAGGGGTTACCCAAAAGCCCAGAGAGCCGACCAGAAAGTTCCTAGACAGATTCAACGATGAGTGCCTAGAGATTGACGGCCTTACGGACTCAGTCGCTAGTCTTTGCCTAACAAACGGCCTGCTAAACGATAACTTTAGAAAGCACCTCACTACCAAGCATTTCTGGTCCATGCAAGAGATTCAAAGGGTGGCCAAGGAATACATCAATGATGAGGAAGTGAGTCAGGTTGTAGCAGGCAACAAATGGCAGCTCTCAAACCCCCTAGGTTGGCAGGCCCCCCAGGTCGACAGGTACAAAGAAGATCCCAAGGACGGCACCCTAGATAAGTAGTCTAAGCAACCTCCACGGGTAGGAAGGTTCACGAACTACACGCCACTTACGGCGCCCATAGTAGAGGTTTACCAACAAACTGCAAACAAGGGAATCCTGTCCAGACCTAGACCATTGAAAGAAAGAACGGGAGGCAACAAAAGCCTTTACTGTGATTATCACAAAGGATTTGGTCACAAAACCCAAGACTGCTTCAATCTCAAAGACACCTTAGAGCAGGCTATTAGAGAAGGGAAGCTGAATGAATTCTCCCGGCTCATCAGGGAGCCGAGAAGACAAGAACGAGAACGCTTCGAGGAAGATCGTAGCCGAACTGTCAAACAAAAACAAGAACCCACGGGGGATAACAATAACCCCAATATTTGTGGTCAATATCATGGTCGGGCGCGACAGCCCTCCTAAGTCCAAATCGGCAGCAAAAAAGGATACCCGGGTACTCTCCATCTCAACAGAAGGTCCCGTCGCTAGCAAAAGATCTCCCACGATATCCTTTGGCCCGGAAGATAAATGGTTTCACGACCTCCCCGACAACCCCCCATGGTGATCACTACGATGATCGGAACAAGATTAGTCAGACGAATCCTCGTCGATACGTGAGCTGATTCTAACATCCTATTCAGGAACGTGTTCGACGCCATGGGGCTCAAGGAATCTGACCTTAAGAGCCACCAGCATGGAGTTATGGGACTAGGAGATAACTACATAAAACCTGACGAGACGATCTCTCTCCCAATCTGCCTGGGAACTGGCGACGCCAGGAAATCAGTTATGGCAGACTTTGTAGTCCTCAGAGACTCCACAGCCTACAATATCATCCTGGGGAGAAAGACCATCAACGAATTCTCAGCTATAATATACACTAAGTTCCTGACAATGAAGTTCATAACGAACAAGGGAACAGTCGGCTCCATAAGGCGAGACCTAGAAACGGTAGTCGCCTGCGACAGCGCCAGTCTATCCTTAAGGAAAGAATCCAAGAGGGCAGCTGGCGTGTTCTTGGCAGACCTGGACATCAGGATGGAGGACAAGCCGAGACCAGAACTAGAGGGGGACATAGAAAAGTTTCAAATAGGGAAGTCAGCAGATCAGTTTACCTTTGTAAATAGGAACTTGCTCTATGAACTCAAGGGCCCCTCATGGAGGTTGTAAGGGCAAACGGCAACCTCTTCGCATGGACACCATCAGACATGCCGTGACTGGATCCCAAGGTCATGTCCCACCGACTAGCCGTAAAACCTGACGCTAAACCAGTAGCCCAGCAGCGAAGAAAGATGTCTCAAGAAAGGGCCGACAAAGTCGCCAGACAAACAGCAGGGTTACTAGAAACAGGATTCATCAAAGAACTCGAATATTCAACATGGCTGTCCAATGTCGTCCTAGTCAAGAAATCCAGCGGAAGGTGGTGAATGTGCGTTGATTACTCCAATCTGAACAAAATATGCCCAAAAGACTCTTTCCCCCTCTCCAACATCGACACCTTGGTCGACTCAACGGCAGGATATCGTTTTctcagcttcatggatgcctattcggGCTACAACCAGATCCCGATGCACCGACCTGACGAGGACAAAACGGCATTCATAACGCCAGGGGGTACTTACTGCTACAAATTAATGCCCTTTGGGCTGAAAAATGCGGGAGCCACCTACCAAAGACTAATGAACAAGGTCTTCCATGACCTCATTGGCAAGTCAGTAGAAGTATACGTTGATGACATCCTGGTGAAAATAGTAGAACCGAACAGGCTAATAGACGACCTCCAAACTGTCTTCAAAGcactaagaaaattcaaaatgaggcTCAATCCACTCAAATGCGCATTTGCCATGGATGCAGGGAAATTCTTAGGGTTCATGATAACACAAAGAGGGGTGGAGGCCAACCCAGACAAATGCGAAGCCGTCCTCAAAATGACAAGTCCTGGGTATGTCAAGGATGTGCAACGACTTACTGGGAAGCTCACAGCTCTATCACGGTTCCTCGGCGCCTCGGCAGAAAGGGATCACCTTCGAATGGACTCCGGCATGCGAAGAAGCGTTCAACCACTTCAAAAAGATACTCTCAAAACCTCCCGTACTCAGCAATCCTAGAGAAAGGGAACCCCTGTACTTATATCTAGCTGTGACCACACAGGCCATGGCACCAGTCCTTGTCCGAGAAGAGGACAAAACTCAACGCccaatatacttcatcagcaaagtactgatggtgtttttgtggaaaaacgaatttccaacacacatatccaaccggcaagtataccgggtcgcatcaagtaataataactcacaagagtgaggtcgatcccacagggattgatggatcaagcaactttagtgggtgattagtttagtcaagctaacatttaagtgagaattgtggcagcaaaatgtaaatagcaatgaacttaaagtgcagaatgtaaataggcaggaagcttaaagaacaagcaatgtaaattgcagaaacttaaatgacaagaaatgtaaattgcttgaatcttaaatgggtcagggatgtgggattgcagaaattaatcaaggaaaaataaattgcaacaagTAGAAGAGTAGAGAATTGATTCAATGGAACtagatcttaacagaaaagtaaaaatgccttgaagaatttagaacagaaaagcaatgcttaagttgcagcaaattaaaagtgattgaagatctcaggagtggaagagactagataacaagtctagatctcaaatccttccttgatccaacaagaacaattgcaaaagaaataaaggaaagcaaattgcagaattgcagaagaagaagaaatgaacagaaagtagaagtcaattatgcagaaaattaaagaagagatctcaaggtgagattgaaacagaagttcttcaattcttcacccaagatccaaagcaagaatgaaaactaagagagctttCTAATGGAGCCCCCTCtacaaagatggaaatgatgccttatataggctttacaaaatgaaaaatgaaaatgaaattaaaaaaattacaaaaatgaaaatcctaatttaattgatccatgtgcctttgagtgatgatgtgggcttagcttgctttgaatttgaggagaaatgggtttggttggccttgattcaatttggtgaggaattgaatttaaatgaaattttggttgaattttggcccatgttgctcccaggaggctgccctgcccttgtagagggcagagcagggaagcCTTGTGTAAGGATCCAACTAGCGTGCCAAGGCTTGGaagcatcaggatgctgccctgcccttggggaGAGCAGGGCAGTGGTGGCATGGTGCGTGCCATGCTTCCCTGGGCCGTGCGTGCTTGCTGCTGGCCGAAGCTCCCTTGCTGCGCATCAATTGTGCGTGCTGGCCGTGCCAAGGATGTGCGTGCCATgcaccaaaatgctgccctgcccttgcggagggcagggcaatgtttcctttGGGGAGTGCCAAGTTCGAATCCCATGGAGTGCATtgcttggctttttcttcttggcacctaattcacgcctaaggcttggcttcctagaggtcttgtgttcgaaacttggtggaggaagttgttgcaatttttccttgaattttcatgaagaAAACACGATATTGCCCTCCAAGAGGGCATTCTGCTCTCCTTGAGGGCAGACTTCCTTGGgttccttgtgtctccctcttcgagccttggtggaagcattttggtttattttcgcttgtttttggcccttaaagatgcctttcgttcctgcctcaattgtacaccaaatatggattgctatatatcgttggaaagctctgaatgtcagctttcgaacgcaactggaagcacatcaattggacgtctgtagctcaagttatagccctttgaaggaggcatggtcatgctgtgagcgcccagattttaccttagcgaaattcttgcttccaacctcaatgtgcatcacgattctgccctgcccttggcaagggcagggcagtgtgcgtgctggctgcttccttccttgatttggtcatgggccacgcttttaaaagcgtggcctaaggctccaaagtgtaccccaacttcaaagtgtaccccaaagctcttttttctcctttttttgtgcttctttgcttctttttcttcttattttctacaagatttataaaattaaaatatcaagaaaatcttccaattaagtacaaaagaatgcaatatttaagcactaatcatcaatttcttgtatgaaaaagcatagaaaaataggtatatgatgacttgtcatcacaacaccaaacttaaaccttgcttgtccccaagcaagaaaagaatcatgcaataaagattgacaatccaaggtaataagaatagcaactcaatgttcatggcaagctagttttctatgcatgctacaattacaaaagagatgtaaatgattgatgcttctatctagcttattttatgaaatctttttcttataatttttccttgaaacaagcatttgatttttttttcttttttttttttttagcttctccttttgggtgctttgccccatgagttaataacaaagctacgacttctaaatgctttgttttcaagtattaccacttgatacataagcaccacaagcatttaattagaggacttcattaagctcatttttcttttcttttcttgactctctaatcattgatgctcagagccttgagctttgagggagtgcttttgcacttgagcctagccttgacttctaagtgttttgttttcaagcatttggcttgatacataaacaccacaagcacttagcaaataaattgccattggtactcagagccttcagctttctcattctttccctttttcttttcttactttaattgtatttgcttcttcaaggttttcatgatttcaaaagatttcacaaaatgtactagatgaaaaacttcaattaaataaaatccaatgcaattgagcaacaatcaatcatactagctatccaatacttgtatgcatatgccaaattcttctttaatgccttgtttgtttatgatcatgatactttattgcttttgaattcacaaagctcaagttggtagttataatgccacagcaccatgtttcaatcaaaattcaagctatgcttagtcataccacacatgcatacagagaatataaagacaatcatgcaatttaaagtgctggaaacaaaggagaggaaaaggaactttacaaccttgtagttcatcttcattattgttgtcctttttctccaattcttccctttcccttgccaacttagagtgcttgctcatcctcaagcaacaattagaacaatggctatggggctaagatggatcatgaatgtcttacacaatgaaatgttagtagcacatgtgttttaagcaagcaaaaatgaaaaataacaatcaaggcacaagaggcAGCGACATTTGattgcaagcataagaaggtgtgcacaatactttgcataaagaataagtggcacaccaaacttagtgtgacactttcactcggaattgatgcaagtatctaatagatattggaaccaaattttgttgcatagcaacaccaaacttagaatgcaaccatatgtgaatttatttgaactaaaactaaacaaaagaaactgttatttgttgaatacaatcaccaagtgaagagtctgtcatgaataaggatgttttggtgatgtattaacaaaaacagttaatgaaagaaagcattaaaaataagtaaataaatgaaacaaagagaaaacaaaaattatccaactaagaagaagaaaaataacactgcaaaaggcaatatgattatgcagacaagtgatgttgctagaATGATttacatagaaaataagtggcacaccaaacttagaatcttggtgtgtcactttcatttttgatttgatgcaatcatccaaaaagattgaaaataatttgttgcaaggcaacaccaaacttagaatgtaaccatatgccaatttattgaatttaaacaaagcataaaaagaaatgtacctacggttgggttacctcccaacaagtgctcttttagtgtcattagcttgacatgttgctcttcactttcttcctcttcttctagtttgttaagaggaatgacttcaagaggggaaaagtttcagctattgtcccctgtcttggtctcctttcagcaagcttccttgtgaaattggcttgattaatcttgcttgctggatcagggggaggtttgtttgcagttgaccttctcttgaatgttgtccttggtatcttggtcacaatcctcttcttggtgcttttgttaattgccttcacttcttggatgtcaagacatggttgctgtgtgattattggagtgatttcttcattaagagcctcTTCAATTGGTGGTTCCTTGAATCCTtcttctatgcaactctctgcttcaattgagggtgacttctcttgagtgtcttcctcactttcttgatcCTCCACTTCTTcccttgtcacctcaagtgcagtttcattttcaaccacctcattcttcattgaaagttcacttgatgcagtggcctccttatcttgctcttccactttctccttcacatccatcaattggccttcattttccttgctcagtggttctacgctcctccttgtttgctctaaggggccattcatcttcttgaagatgatttctttccaggattggggttgtgtgtatctttccacgagttttttatgtatttcaatggcttgaaggcaATCCTCATCaggtggttcaagagatgaaggttgagagtaataataatcaagtgatgaagaactttcaaatgagaaactgggatgtgagggtggatgctcttccattctttggtgatacttccatccaccatgaggataatgatatgaatcattttgtggtggtggttggtatcccatatgattttcttgctcatcttgtgtctctgaagcaaatctccatgaattggagtgctcagaatgtgtattctcttggtgatattcccagccaccattagagattggtgatggtgggtaatatcccataaaatttgtttgatcataagatgagttgaactccatttgaattttgtaaaacacaacaccacggaaaattgaaattcatatctcagagatgattttcttagtgaggcaataactcaaacaccttggtttcaacttagaacagagaacaaaaataaagaaaatgcttgatctagacttctcacccacttaatcattgttgatctaatcaatccccggcaacggcgccaaaaacttgatggtgtttttgtggaaaaacgaatttccaacacacatatccaaccggcaagtataccgggtcgcatcaagtaataataactcacaagagtgaggtcgatcccacagggattgatggatcaagcaactttagtgggtgattagtttagtcaaactaacatttaagtgagaattgtggcagcaaaatgtaaatagcaatgaacttaaagtgcagaatgtaaataggcaggaagcttaaagaacaagcaatgtaaattgcagaaacttaaatgacaagaaatgtaaattgcttgaatcttaaTGGGTCAAggatgtgggattgcagaaattaatcaaggaaaaataaattgcaacaagTAGAAGAGTAGAGAATTGATTCAATGGAACtagatcttaacagaaaagtaaaaatgccttgaagaatttagaacagaaaagcaatgcttaagttgcagcaaattaaaagtgattgaagatctcaggagtggaggagactagataacaagtctagatctcaaatccttccttgatccaacaagaacaattgcaaaagaaataaaggaaagcaaattgcagaattgcagaagaagaagaaatgaacagaaagtagaagttaattatgcagaaaattaaagaagagatctcaaggtgagattgaaacagaagttcttcaattcttcacccaagatccaaagcaagaatgaaaactaagagagctttCTAATGGAGCCCCCCTCtacaaagatggaaatgatgccttatataggctttacaaaatgaaaaatgaaaatgaaattaaaaaaaattacaaaaatgaaaatcctaatttaattgatccatgtgcctttgagtgatgatgtgggcttagcttgctttgaatttgaggagaaatgggtttggttggccttgattcaatttggtgaggaattgaatttaaatgaaattttggttgaattttggcccatgttgctcccaggaggctgccctgcccttgtagagggcagagcagggaagcCTTGTGTAAGGATCCAACTAGCGTGCCAAGGCTTGGaagcatcaggatgctgccctgcccttggggaGAGCAGGGCAGTGGTGGCATGGTGCGTGCCATGCTTCCCTGGGCCGTGCGTGCTTGCTGCTGGCCGAAGCTCCCTTGCTGCGCATCAATTGTGCGTGCTGGCCGTGCCAAGGATGTGCGTGCCATgcaccaaaatgctgccctgcccttgcggagggcagggcaatgtttcctttGGGGAGTGCCAAGTTCGAATCCCATGGAGTGCATtgcttggctttttcttcttggcacctaattcacgcctaaggcttggcttcctagaggtcttgtgttcgaaacttggtggaggaagttgttgcaatttttccttgaattttcatgaagaAAACACGATATTGCCCTCCAAGAGGGCATTCTGCTCTCCTTGAGGGCAGACTTCCTTGGgttccttgtgtctccctcttcgagccttggtggaagcattttggtttattttcgcttatttttggcccttaaagattcctttcgttcctgcctcaattgtacaccaaatatggattgctatatatcgttggaaagctctaaatgtcagctttccaacgcaactagaagcacatcaattggacgtctgtagctcaagttatagccctttgaaggaggcatggtcatgctgtgagcgcccagattttaccttagcgaaattcttgcttccaacctcaatgtgcatcacgattctaccctgcccttggcaagggcagggcagtgtgcgtgctggctgcttccttccttgatttggtcatgggccacgcttttaaaagcgtggcctaaggctccaaagtataccccaaagctcttttttctccttttttttgtgcttctttgcttctttttcttcttattttctacaagatttataaaattaaaatatcaagaaaatcttccaattaagtacaaaagaatgcaatatttaagcactaatcatcaatttcttgtatgaaaaagcatagaaaaataggtatatgatgacttgtcatcaagtacTCCAAGGGGCGGAGTTGAAGTACACTAAGTTGGAAAAGTTGGCTTACACCATGCTGACCTCATCCAGAAGACTAAAACAATACTTCCAATGGCACGTGATCATCCTAAGAACCGACCCGGCTATTCGACAAGTCCTTCAGAAACCCGACCTCGCGGGAAGAATGATTGCATGGGCAATAGAGCTATCCCAATATAACTTACAATACGAACATAGGCAAGCAATTAAAGCCCAAGCCATGGCAGACGTCCTAGTGGAAGTCACAAGGGAGGCTCCTGACATAGCGAGCACACGGTGGAAACTCCATGTTGACGGAGCATCCAACCAAACGTTTGGAGGAGCTGGGATCATTCTCGAAAACTCGACAGGAGTAGCCTATGAGCAATCGATCAAATTCGATTTCCCAGTCTCTAACAACTAGGCAGAGTACGAAGCCCTAATAGGAGGGCTAATGTTAGCCAAAGAGGTCAGAGCATCAAGAGTGGAAGTTAGTAGTGACTCCCAGGTCGTTACTTCCCAGATAAACGACAGTTACCAAGCCAGGGACGCACTACTACAAAAATACCTGGAAAAGGTAAAAGAGCTATGCAAAAGCTTTAAGGAGGTCATAGTCTAGCATGCCCTAGAGAAAGAAACGCCCGAGCCGACCTCCTCTctaaattagccagcaccaaacccggGGCGGGGAACAGATCCCTAATCCAAGGATTGGCAACCGACCAGCAATCATCTTATGCGCAACCGAAACCCCAAGCCCCCCTCATGGATAGACCCTATCTTCCGATACCTGGAGCATGGAGGAACACCCCCAGACGAGAAGGAAGCACAAACCATCAAGAGGGAAGCCcccaaatacataatcatacaggGACAGTTGTACAAGTGAGG contains:
- the LOC112722657 gene encoding uncharacterized protein, encoding MGATPFYPSILKVRLPKNFDKPTDMRYDGTKDPQEHLTAFEARMNLEGVGDAVRCRAFPVTLADPAIRWFNALPQGSITAFVNIFQSFLARFTTSIAKAKHPINLLGVTQKPREPTRKFLDRFNDECLEIDGLTDSVASLCLTNGLLNDNFRKHLTTKHFWSMQEIQRVAKEYINDEEVSQVVAGNKWQLSNPLGWQAPQVDRYKEDPKDGTLDK